The Calditerrivibrio sp. genome includes a window with the following:
- a CDS encoding chemotaxis protein CheA, which yields MSIDPKSVFIEEGMELLASAEESLLCLEGDIEDEEALNALFRVMHTFKGSAGVVGFDYIQSFTHKFENFLDDVRNGNIKLNSDIISLLLKCKDFLNTVLDQIRETGEDSTDEIKMMGDAILLELGSFVLRKSEKKEDKKEKVILDLDKDDDDKVVSDFWHISLRFNENFFMTGMDPYSFVSYLSKLGKIVNITTILNTPSFKDFDPEKCYYGFEIDLETEHERQAIADVFEYILDDCKVLIIPPKSKIEEYIKLINEVPEDNELIGQILVKAGTLTESELEKILNWQKTVEPQMKLGEILVEEERLDPQIVDAALKKQSTIKEKKSTEQRSLRVDAEKLDRVINIVGELVTTTSGILQRSKALQDPKLDEFSSTLFRLVNDLRDYSMELRMVPVGDSFNKFKRLVRDLGREFGKDIDFEIIGGETELDKTFIEKINDPLVHLIRNSIDHGIESYEERIKAGKDPKGQIILKAYNDSGNIVIEVTDDGKGLDKDKIGQKAVSMGLIQSYQHLSDTEVFNLIFEPGFSTAEKVTNISGRGVGMDVVRRNIEELHGTVSIESQKGRYTTIRIRLPLTLAIIDGFLVEVGKEKFVFPLNMVNECIDVDVDRLEQTGRQYISLRGQLLPYVDLHTLFDIRGVGSKTVSVVIVDYSELRLGLVVDEIHGEVQAVIKSLGGLYKNVEYFSGASILGDGSVALIVDIPKLIKLYCELKKEGKYIGG from the coding sequence ATGAGTATAGATCCTAAAAGTGTTTTTATTGAAGAAGGGATGGAACTGCTGGCTTCTGCCGAAGAGAGCTTGCTTTGTCTTGAAGGAGATATTGAAGATGAAGAAGCATTGAATGCTCTTTTTAGGGTTATGCATACCTTTAAGGGGTCTGCTGGCGTTGTTGGGTTTGATTACATTCAGAGCTTTACACATAAATTTGAAAACTTTTTAGATGATGTTAGAAACGGAAATATCAAGCTTAATTCGGATATTATATCTTTACTCCTAAAATGTAAAGACTTTTTAAATACTGTTTTAGATCAGATTAGAGAAACTGGTGAAGACAGTACAGATGAGATAAAAATGATGGGGGATGCTATTCTTCTCGAATTAGGGTCGTTCGTGTTACGAAAAAGTGAGAAGAAAGAGGATAAAAAAGAAAAGGTAATCCTTGATCTGGACAAAGATGATGATGACAAAGTGGTGTCAGATTTCTGGCATATTTCTTTGAGATTTAATGAAAATTTCTTTATGACTGGCATGGATCCGTATTCATTTGTTTCCTATTTATCGAAATTGGGTAAAATTGTTAACATTACCACGATACTAAATACACCATCCTTTAAAGATTTTGATCCAGAAAAGTGTTATTACGGTTTTGAAATAGATCTGGAAACAGAACATGAAAGACAAGCTATAGCTGATGTTTTTGAATATATCTTGGATGATTGTAAGGTTTTGATAATACCTCCAAAATCTAAGATTGAAGAATATATCAAATTGATCAATGAAGTACCAGAAGATAATGAGTTGATCGGTCAGATATTGGTTAAAGCAGGTACTTTGACGGAATCTGAGTTGGAAAAGATTCTCAACTGGCAAAAAACTGTCGAGCCCCAGATGAAACTTGGTGAAATTTTGGTGGAGGAGGAGAGGTTGGATCCTCAAATTGTGGATGCTGCGTTAAAAAAACAATCCACTATCAAGGAAAAGAAATCCACCGAACAGAGAAGTCTTAGGGTAGATGCAGAAAAACTGGATAGAGTGATAAATATTGTGGGGGAATTAGTTACCACCACATCTGGCATCCTTCAGAGATCAAAGGCCTTGCAGGATCCAAAATTGGATGAGTTTTCTTCTACTCTTTTTAGACTGGTAAATGATCTCAGGGACTATTCTATGGAACTAAGAATGGTGCCTGTAGGGGATTCTTTTAATAAATTTAAAAGGTTAGTGAGGGATTTGGGTAGGGAGTTTGGAAAAGATATAGATTTTGAAATAATTGGTGGTGAAACTGAATTAGACAAGACTTTTATAGAAAAGATAAATGATCCATTGGTTCATTTGATTAGAAATAGTATAGATCATGGTATTGAAAGCTATGAAGAGAGAATTAAAGCAGGTAAAGATCCAAAAGGTCAAATAATATTAAAAGCTTATAATGATTCAGGTAATATCGTAATAGAAGTGACGGATGATGGTAAAGGGCTTGATAAGGACAAAATAGGTCAAAAAGCTGTAAGCATGGGGCTTATTCAATCATATCAACACCTTTCGGATACGGAAGTTTTCAATCTGATTTTTGAGCCAGGTTTTTCTACTGCAGAAAAAGTAACCAACATATCAGGCAGAGGGGTGGGGATGGATGTGGTTAGACGTAATATCGAAGAGTTGCATGGTACTGTATCCATTGAGTCTCAAAAAGGTAGATATACCACCATTAGAATAAGGCTTCCTCTAACCCTTGCTATTATAGATGGTTTCTTGGTAGAGGTGGGTAAAGAGAAATTTGTATTTCCATTAAATATGGTTAATGAATGTATTGATGTAGATGTTGATAGATTGGAGCAAACAGGAAGACAATACATATCATTGAGGGGGCAGTTGCTTCCTTATGTTGATTTACATACACTGTTTGATATCAGGGGTGTTGGGTCAAAAACGGTTAGTGTTGTCATAGTGGATTATTCAGAGCTCCGATTAGGTCTTGTGGTAGATGAGATACATGGTGAGGTTCAAGCGGTGATAAAGTCTCTTGGGGGGCTTTATAAAAATGTGGAGTATTTTAGTGGGGCTTCGATTTTGGGAGATGGCTCTGTGGCTTTGATTGTCGATATTCCAAAATTGATAAAATTATACTGTGAACTAAAGAAAGAAGGTAAATATATAGGAGGTTAA
- a CDS encoding methyl-accepting chemotaxis protein gives MLKNLKIGTRLAISFSVLVFLLIVLSVYSLYTLANVREKVDRIVKVNNERLDWANIWVDNFREVSMGIRTMFLVDMKERESLRTRIYNEYRPKYIEARKKIEELTPKDDTKGWGFINEVVNKLQPVVEANNNVISLLMEGKDKEALQLFMEKSRRQSREVIKALDDLIAYQKERNQFRYEQIIKEMEQARFLAIMLLITSIIVTIVINIIMTRSIKKPVDLLVDGLEKVSNGNLTMDIQVDRKDELGDLMASMKKTIEKLRDIVADVKSVADNVAAGSQQLSASAQELSQGATEQAASVEETSSAMEQMAANIKQNTENASTTEKISIKAAEDAKLSGEAVAETVKAMKEIASKISIIEEIARQTNLLALNAAIEAARAGEHGKGFAVVASEVRKLAERSQSAAAEISSLSGSSVQVAEQAGQMLAKLVPDIQKTAELVQEISAASKEQSAGVDQINKAIQQLDQVIQQNASASEEMASTSEELASQSEQLIHIMAFFKLDENASNKNFAMRKKTQPKVAHMPQKELKQQNKALEAKTEKSKGVKLNLDDDSEFESF, from the coding sequence ATGTTAAAAAATTTAAAGATTGGGACAAGGTTAGCCATAAGTTTTTCGGTTTTGGTTTTTTTGTTGATAGTGCTTTCTGTATATTCATTATATACACTTGCCAATGTGAGAGAAAAGGTCGATCGTATAGTCAAAGTTAACAATGAAAGATTGGATTGGGCTAATATATGGGTAGATAATTTTAGAGAAGTTTCTATGGGTATAAGGACCATGTTCCTTGTAGATATGAAAGAGAGGGAGTCTCTAAGAACAAGAATATATAATGAATATAGACCTAAATATATCGAAGCAAGAAAAAAAATAGAGGAGTTGACCCCAAAGGATGATACAAAAGGTTGGGGATTTATCAATGAAGTTGTTAATAAACTACAACCTGTAGTTGAGGCTAACAATAATGTGATATCTTTGCTTATGGAAGGTAAGGACAAGGAGGCTTTACAACTGTTCATGGAGAAGTCGAGGAGACAATCGCGGGAGGTAATAAAGGCTCTGGATGATCTAATAGCCTACCAAAAAGAGAGAAATCAGTTTAGATATGAGCAAATAATAAAAGAAATGGAACAAGCCAGATTCTTGGCAATAATGTTGTTAATTACTTCAATTATAGTTACAATAGTTATAAATATTATAATGACAAGAAGTATTAAAAAACCTGTCGATTTGTTAGTTGATGGCTTAGAGAAGGTTTCAAATGGTAATTTGACTATGGATATCCAAGTGGACAGAAAAGATGAACTTGGAGATCTTATGGCTTCTATGAAGAAAACCATAGAAAAATTAAGGGATATTGTTGCTGATGTGAAGTCAGTTGCAGATAATGTGGCGGCTGGTAGTCAGCAGTTAAGTGCTTCAGCACAAGAACTATCACAAGGTGCCACTGAGCAGGCTGCATCGGTGGAAGAAACCTCTTCAGCTATGGAACAGATGGCTGCAAATATAAAACAAAATACAGAAAACGCTTCTACTACTGAAAAGATTTCTATTAAAGCAGCTGAGGATGCAAAGCTAAGTGGTGAAGCTGTAGCTGAAACTGTAAAAGCGATGAAGGAGATTGCTTCCAAGATCTCCATTATAGAGGAGATCGCCAGACAAACAAACCTTTTGGCATTGAATGCAGCTATAGAAGCAGCAAGAGCTGGTGAACATGGAAAAGGATTTGCTGTGGTTGCAAGTGAGGTTAGAAAGTTAGCAGAAAGAAGTCAGTCTGCTGCAGCGGAGATTAGTAGTTTGTCTGGCTCATCTGTTCAGGTGGCAGAGCAGGCGGGACAAATGCTTGCAAAACTTGTTCCGGATATTCAGAAAACAGCTGAACTTGTTCAGGAGATTAGTGCTGCTAGTAAAGAGCAGTCTGCTGGTGTTGATCAGATAAATAAGGCAATACAGCAATTGGATCAGGTTATTCAGCAAAATGCTTCAGCTTCTGAGGAGATGGCTTCTACATCTGAGGAGTTGGCTTCTCAGTCTGAACAGTTAATACATATTATGGCCTTTTTTAAATTAGACGAAAATGCTTCAAATAAGAATTTTGCTATGAGGAAAAAAACACAACCTAAAGTAGCCCACATGCCCCAAAAGGAATTAAAACAACAGAACAAAGCGCTTGAGGCTAAGACAGAGAAGTCAAAAGGTGTGAAACTTAATCTTGATGATGACAGTGAGTTTGAGAGCTTTTAA
- a CDS encoding chemotaxis protein CheW, translating into MGIDKIKDTNTTITALTFTLNNEIFALDIKSVKEVLDYIKITKVPRTPDYMLGVINLRGNVAPVVDLKMKFGMPPSEKTVDTCIIIVEVDIDGVKTTVGIMADSVKEVVDFDSSHIEEAPKIGLNLNIDFIKGMAKKDDEFVIVLDIDKVFSVEEIGEISSVTTT; encoded by the coding sequence ATGGGTATAGATAAAATAAAGGATACAAACACTACTATAACTGCATTAACCTTTACTTTGAATAATGAAATTTTTGCCCTTGATATAAAATCTGTAAAAGAGGTCCTTGACTATATAAAGATTACAAAAGTTCCCCGAACACCTGACTATATGCTGGGTGTTATAAACTTGAGGGGTAATGTGGCACCGGTAGTAGATCTAAAGATGAAATTTGGTATGCCACCTTCTGAAAAAACAGTGGATACATGTATCATAATTGTTGAAGTGGATATCGATGGAGTTAAAACTACTGTTGGTATAATGGCTGATTCGGTAAAAGAGGTTGTGGATTTTGATTCCTCACATATTGAGGAAGCTCCAAAGATAGGTTTGAACCTCAATATAGATTTTATCAAGGGTATGGCTAAAAAGGATGATGAATTTGTTATTGTTCTGGATATAGATAAGGTATTTTCTGTAGAAGAGATAGGAGAGATTAGCTCAGTGACCACTACATGA
- a CDS encoding protein-glutamate O-methyltransferase CheR translates to MLDIYKEQLSPKQFEVLRNFIESHCGIKMPDTKKIMLESRIRKRLRALGISSFREYLDYVFNSKEGEDEVINLIDVVTTNKTEFFRENDHFVFLQEKALPYLIEKLGRISLLKVWSAACSSGEEPYTILITLSEFCEKNDMILDFQVLGTDISTAVLKKAKEAVYPMQSVSTIPLTLLKKYFLRSKDPSKQLVKVIKPLREKLILKRLNFMDKIYDIEGKFHIIFCRNALIYFSKTDQHEIVRKLTNYLIDGGFLFLGHSETIQDGSLPLKRVGPSTYIKWSYYEKN, encoded by the coding sequence GTGTTAGATATATACAAAGAACAACTAAGCCCAAAGCAGTTTGAGGTTTTAAGGAATTTTATTGAGTCTCATTGCGGTATAAAAATGCCTGATACAAAGAAGATTATGCTGGAGAGCAGGATTAGAAAGAGGCTTAGGGCTCTTGGTATTTCCAGTTTTAGAGAATATTTAGATTATGTTTTCAATTCTAAAGAGGGTGAGGATGAGGTAATAAATCTTATAGACGTAGTTACCACTAATAAAACTGAGTTTTTTAGGGAGAATGATCATTTTGTTTTTTTACAAGAAAAAGCTTTACCATATCTTATTGAAAAATTAGGTAGGATAAGTCTTTTAAAAGTTTGGAGTGCAGCGTGTTCGAGTGGTGAAGAACCTTATACGATTTTGATTACTCTATCAGAGTTTTGTGAAAAAAATGATATGATTCTGGATTTTCAAGTATTAGGTACTGATATATCCACTGCTGTTCTTAAAAAAGCTAAAGAGGCTGTGTATCCGATGCAGTCTGTTTCTACAATTCCTCTAACTTTACTTAAAAAGTATTTTTTAAGGAGTAAAGATCCGTCTAAACAATTGGTCAAAGTCATTAAACCGCTGAGGGAAAAGTTAATATTGAAAAGGCTTAATTTTATGGATAAGATTTATGACATTGAGGGTAAATTTCATATAATATTTTGTAGAAATGCCTTGATATATTTTAGTAAAACTGATCAACATGAAATAGTAAGAAAATTGACAAACTACTTAATTGACGGGGGTTTTTTGTTTTTAGGACATTCAGAAACAATTCAGGATGGTTCTTTGCCACTCAAAAGAGTTGGACCATCAACTTATATAAAATGGAGCTACTATGAAAAAAATTGA
- a CDS encoding chemotaxis response regulator protein-glutamate methylesterase, translating to MKKIDVLIIDDSALVRQTLQEILRSDPEIGRIETAQDPYVAAEKLQEFVPDVITLDIEMPKMDGLTFLKKLMSQHPLPVVICSSIAGHNTEEGIRALEYGAIDIIEKPKMGLKIFFEESKILILDTVKAAARANVKKLKLTPTAKPVEPKLSADVVEPPKISKMQLQTTEKVVLVGASTGGTEALRIFLERFPVDCPGIVIVQHMPENFTRSFAERLNNLCAITVKEAENGDNVLPGRALIAQGNKHLLIKVSGARYFVEVKDGPLVSRHRPSVDVLFRSGANYVGKNAIAAILTGMGDDGAKGMLELKQAGAYTIAQDEESCVVFGMPKEAIKLGGVMKVLPLEAIPYHIMEIAKKGKW from the coding sequence ATGAAAAAAATTGATGTTTTGATTATAGATGATTCTGCTCTGGTAAGACAAACGCTACAGGAGATTTTGCGATCTGATCCAGAGATTGGTAGGATAGAAACAGCTCAGGACCCTTATGTGGCTGCAGAAAAACTTCAGGAATTTGTTCCTGATGTTATCACCCTTGATATAGAAATGCCTAAAATGGATGGCCTTACCTTTTTGAAAAAGCTTATGTCTCAACATCCACTTCCCGTTGTTATTTGCTCAAGTATTGCTGGGCATAATACAGAAGAAGGTATTAGGGCTCTTGAGTATGGAGCTATCGATATTATAGAGAAGCCAAAAATGGGGCTGAAGATTTTCTTTGAAGAATCCAAAATATTAATCTTGGATACTGTAAAAGCTGCGGCACGTGCTAATGTAAAAAAGCTAAAACTTACACCTACAGCAAAGCCTGTGGAACCAAAGCTTTCTGCGGATGTTGTAGAGCCACCAAAAATAAGTAAGATGCAGTTACAAACGACAGAGAAGGTTGTCTTAGTAGGAGCTTCCACTGGTGGTACTGAGGCTCTGAGAATCTTTTTAGAACGTTTTCCTGTTGATTGCCCTGGTATAGTAATAGTTCAGCATATGCCTGAGAATTTTACACGGTCTTTTGCAGAAAGATTAAACAACTTATGTGCGATAACAGTTAAAGAAGCAGAAAATGGTGATAATGTGTTGCCTGGTAGGGCCCTGATAGCTCAGGGGAATAAGCATCTTTTAATAAAGGTAAGTGGTGCAAGATACTTTGTAGAGGTAAAAGATGGGCCTTTAGTTAGTCGCCATAGACCCTCAGTAGATGTATTATTCAGATCAGGGGCAAACTATGTGGGTAAAAATGCTATTGCAGCAATTTTAACAGGTATGGGTGATGATGGGGCAAAGGGTATGCTTGAACTGAAACAGGCTGGTGCTTATACTATAGCACAGGATGAAGAAAGCTGTGTAGTATTTGGTATGCCTAAAGAGGCTATCAAGTTGGGTGGGGTTATGAAGGTATTGCCATTGGAGGCTATACCTTATCATATCATGGAGATTGCTAAAAAAGGGAAGTGGTAG
- a CDS encoding J domain-containing protein, whose amino-acid sequence MHSLDLIKACRILFENQKFIDTNFLRHISMEDVKSAYKKLVFQYHPDMFIGYPPEIVEEKRSYFIKIVEAYELLTKYIIGREIGKNKLLEHTETTKNPEKEYTHIHNNKKRYIPKRNLKFSEFLYYHGVIDWDLYIKSINWQRRQRDRIGEIALRWRYLDEEGLYFVLQSKKPTQLTGEIMLKYSIVTPFQLKSLLFQQRKEQPKIGEFFLINKVLTPKDLNYFLGLHQAHNEKYPQN is encoded by the coding sequence ATGCATTCATTAGATTTAATAAAAGCATGTAGAATTTTGTTTGAAAACCAAAAATTCATAGACACAAACTTTTTAAGACATATCTCTATGGAGGATGTTAAGTCAGCATATAAAAAATTAGTTTTCCAGTACCATCCAGATATGTTTATAGGTTACCCTCCGGAGATAGTTGAAGAAAAAAGGTCCTATTTTATAAAAATTGTAGAAGCTTACGAATTATTAACTAAATATATAATAGGTAGAGAGATCGGAAAAAATAAACTACTTGAACATACCGAAACAACTAAAAATCCAGAAAAAGAGTACACCCATATACATAATAACAAAAAAAGATATATCCCCAAACGAAATCTTAAGTTTTCAGAATTTTTATATTATCATGGAGTAATCGACTGGGACTTATACATAAAATCCATTAATTGGCAGAGGAGACAAAGAGACCGTATAGGTGAAATAGCTTTAAGATGGCGCTACTTAGATGAGGAAGGGCTATATTTTGTTCTACAAAGTAAAAAACCAACCCAATTAACAGGAGAGATAATGTTGAAATATAGCATTGTTACTCCATTCCAGCTAAAGTCACTACTGTTTCAGCAAAGAAAAGAACAACCCAAAATAGGAGAGTTCTTCTTGATCAACAAAGTCCTAACCCCGAAAGATCTGAACTATTTTTTAGGTCTTCATCAAGCTCATAATGAAAAATATCCCCAAAATTAA
- a CDS encoding dihydroorotase, whose protein sequence is MSILLRNCEIINFNNTKKADILIEEDKITKIGNLNEIAEKIIDCSGKIVVPGLIDLHVHFRDPGLEYKEDIESGSKAAVAGGVTTCFAMANTKPVNDNAYITTYMVDKAKKVGLIDLFPVGAITKGLEGAELAEIGEMKAAGAIAFSDDGKPVMNSEVMRRAAEYVKGVGGIIFSHSEDKDLAGKGVINDGKISTITGLKGIPAEAEEIIVARDILISKLTGAHFHFCHVSTKGSVELIRFAKEKGLNITAEAAPHHFTLTEDELLSYDTNFKMNPPLRTKEDVEAIKQAIKDGTIDCIATDHAPHHRDEKFIEFDLAAFGITGLQTLIPLTLKLVNEGIITLNDFVKLTSYTPAQITGLTDRGIIEVGKKADIAILDIQKEYVFDEKLNKSKSTNTPFLNKKLKGINCFTIKSGKVVYELDDI, encoded by the coding sequence ATGAGTATTTTATTAAGAAACTGTGAGATAATAAATTTTAATAACACAAAAAAAGCCGATATACTCATAGAAGAAGACAAGATAACTAAAATAGGCAATTTAAATGAAATAGCTGAAAAAATCATAGATTGTTCAGGTAAAATAGTAGTACCTGGCCTTATTGATCTACATGTTCATTTCAGAGATCCAGGCCTTGAATACAAAGAAGATATTGAGTCAGGAAGCAAAGCAGCAGTGGCAGGTGGGGTTACCACATGTTTTGCTATGGCAAACACCAAACCTGTTAATGACAACGCCTATATAACCACCTATATGGTAGATAAAGCCAAAAAGGTAGGTTTGATTGATCTTTTTCCAGTTGGTGCCATTACAAAAGGTCTCGAAGGAGCAGAACTTGCAGAGATAGGTGAGATGAAAGCAGCAGGTGCGATTGCTTTTTCAGATGATGGCAAACCTGTTATGAATTCAGAAGTGATGAGAAGAGCTGCAGAATATGTAAAAGGAGTTGGTGGGATAATATTTTCCCATTCAGAGGATAAAGACTTAGCAGGAAAAGGTGTAATAAACGACGGTAAAATTTCTACGATAACTGGTCTTAAAGGTATACCTGCTGAAGCAGAAGAGATTATCGTTGCAAGAGATATCCTAATTTCAAAACTAACAGGAGCCCATTTCCACTTCTGCCATGTAAGCACAAAAGGCTCTGTAGAATTGATAAGATTTGCTAAAGAAAAAGGGTTAAACATAACTGCAGAAGCAGCACCCCATCACTTTACCCTTACAGAAGATGAACTTCTCTCCTATGATACAAATTTCAAAATGAACCCACCTTTGAGGACAAAAGAAGATGTAGAAGCCATCAAGCAGGCAATCAAGGATGGTACTATAGACTGTATAGCTACAGATCATGCTCCGCATCATAGAGATGAAAAATTCATAGAATTCGATTTGGCAGCTTTTGGTATAACAGGATTACAAACACTAATTCCCCTGACCCTAAAACTCGTTAATGAGGGTATCATTACTTTAAACGATTTCGTAAAACTCACCTCCTATACACCCGCCCAGATAACAGGATTGACAGATAGAGGCATTATCGAAGTTGGCAAAAAAGCAGATATTGCCATATTAGATATTCAAAAAGAATATGTATTCGATGAAAAACTCAATAAATCCAAATCCACCAATACCCCATTTTTAAATAAGAAACTAAAGGGGATTAATTGCTTTACCATTAAGTCTGGAAAGGTTGTATACGAACTTGACGATATTTAA
- a CDS encoding aspartate carbamoyltransferase catalytic subunit, with product MALNRKDLTGLLDLTKEEILYILDTAEKFKEINSRDIKKVPTLKGKTIVNLFFEPSTRTRTSFEIAGKRLSADVINFTASASSTAKGETLIDTVKNIEAMGVDMFVVRHYYSGSVKFIAENTNAHVINAGDGTNEHPTQSLLDLYTIRENKGKLEGLNIAIIGDITHSRVARSNAWAMKKLGINLRLFGPNTMIPKDYEPFGCKICKSIDEAVEDADVIMMLRIQLERQGIALLPSLKEYSKLFGLNKDRLAKAKNDAIIMHPGPINRGVELPSYLADCDRSVILTQVENGVAVRMAVMYLLAMQNNKLEVQ from the coding sequence ATGGCTTTAAATAGAAAAGATCTAACCGGCCTTTTGGATTTGACAAAAGAAGAAATTCTTTACATCCTTGACACTGCTGAGAAATTCAAAGAAATAAACAGTAGAGACATAAAAAAAGTTCCTACCTTAAAAGGGAAAACAATAGTAAATCTTTTTTTTGAACCATCTACAAGAACAAGAACTTCTTTTGAAATTGCAGGAAAAAGGCTATCCGCAGATGTAATAAATTTCACAGCCTCAGCAAGTAGCACCGCAAAAGGGGAAACACTCATAGATACAGTAAAAAACATCGAAGCCATGGGTGTGGATATGTTTGTAGTTAGACACTACTATTCCGGCTCAGTAAAATTTATTGCAGAAAATACCAATGCCCATGTAATAAATGCTGGAGATGGAACAAACGAACACCCAACACAATCACTTTTAGATCTTTACACAATCAGAGAAAATAAAGGTAAACTTGAAGGTCTAAACATTGCTATCATTGGTGATATTACCCATAGTCGTGTTGCAAGATCAAATGCTTGGGCAATGAAAAAACTGGGAATAAACTTAAGACTGTTTGGCCCAAATACAATGATTCCAAAGGATTATGAACCATTTGGTTGTAAAATATGCAAGTCAATAGATGAAGCAGTAGAAGATGCTGATGTAATTATGATGTTAAGAATCCAGTTAGAAAGGCAAGGAATTGCCCTATTACCTTCACTAAAAGAATACTCAAAGCTTTTTGGACTAAACAAAGATAGATTAGCAAAAGCAAAAAATGATGCCATAATAATGCACCCAGGTCCAATAAATAGAGGGGTAGAGCTACCATCTTATTTAGCCGATTGCGATAGATCTGTAATTCTAACACAGGTAGAAAATGGTGTTGCAGTGAGAATGGCAGTAATGTATCTTTTAGCTATGCAAAATAATAAGTTGGAGGTCCAATAA
- the pyrR gene encoding bifunctional pyr operon transcriptional regulator/uracil phosphoribosyltransferase PyrR: MAEKEILNKHEIDNILIRLSFQIVEKIKEDKDLAIIGIKRRGAILANRIATIIEKFKSIKPLIGYLDITLYRDDLTEISEFPEVLGSDISFNVKGKTIILIDDVIFTGRTVRAALDAIIDYGRPKKIIFVSLIDRGHRELPIQPDFVGKYVPTNIEEKINVKVEEIDGIDSVTIEKRG; the protein is encoded by the coding sequence ATGGCAGAAAAAGAGATCCTAAATAAACATGAAATTGATAATATTCTGATAAGATTAAGCTTCCAAATTGTGGAAAAGATTAAGGAAGATAAAGACCTGGCCATTATTGGTATCAAAAGAAGAGGAGCTATATTAGCCAACCGTATAGCTACAATAATAGAAAAATTCAAATCTATAAAACCATTAATAGGTTATCTGGATATAACTCTTTACAGAGATGACCTCACAGAAATATCAGAATTCCCCGAGGTTTTAGGTAGCGATATCAGCTTTAATGTAAAGGGTAAAACTATTATTCTCATAGATGATGTAATCTTTACAGGAAGAACAGTTAGGGCAGCTTTAGATGCAATAATAGATTATGGTAGACCTAAAAAGATCATTTTTGTTTCCTTGATAGATCGGGGACATAGAGAACTACCTATTCAGCCAGACTTTGTTGGTAAATATGTTCCCACAAATATTGAAGAAAAGATAAATGTAAAAGTTGAAGAGATCGATGGTATCGATTCTGTGACTATAGAAAAAAGGGGGTAG
- a CDS encoding N-acetyltransferase, with protein MIRKANTKDAKRIQELVNHFADKGEMLHLSLEQIYERIFEFLVYEEEGKILGCCALHPTLGNLAEIRSLAVDEQCHGKGVGKKLVESCLELAREMGFSQVFALTYKQLFFEKLGFKVVKKESFPRKIWSDCFKCPKFPDCDEIGMIIDL; from the coding sequence ATGATCAGAAAAGCAAATACAAAAGATGCTAAGCGGATACAGGAGCTTGTAAATCATTTTGCGGATAAAGGGGAGATGCTGCATTTGAGCTTAGAACAGATCTATGAACGTATCTTTGAGTTTTTGGTTTATGAAGAAGAGGGGAAGATTTTAGGTTGTTGTGCACTGCACCCTACGTTGGGTAATCTTGCTGAAATCAGATCGTTGGCAGTGGATGAGCAATGTCACGGTAAGGGTGTGGGTAAAAAACTTGTAGAAAGCTGCTTAGAGTTGGCGAGGGAGATGGGTTTCAGCCAGGTTTTTGCCTTAACATATAAACAGCTTTTTTTTGAAAAGTTGGGTTTTAAGGTGGTTAAAAAGGAGAGTTTCCCAAGAAAAATCTGGTCTGATTGCTTCAAATGTCCCAAATTCCCTGATTGTGATGAGATAGGCATGATTATAGATTTATAG